In a genomic window of Zingiber officinale cultivar Zhangliang chromosome 9B, Zo_v1.1, whole genome shotgun sequence:
- the LOC122022803 gene encoding uncharacterized protein LOC122022803, with product MQPPPEEGGTARRRCVWFVSCSLFLALLAGGALLVFYIAQPESPDTAWFPVAGMSLVAIPWLFWLATCTYRCTKIGDVERPPLRAAAVAPVPNNKVSPVDGGDDSSRNSRESEAPLAFN from the coding sequence ATGCAGCCGCCGCCGGAAGAGGGAGGAACAGCCCGCCGCCGCTGCGTGTGGTTCGTGTCCTGCTCCCTTTTCCTGGCGCTGCTCGCCGGCGGCGCCCTGCTCGTGTTCTACATCGCGCAGCCGGAGTCACCCGACACGGCGTGGTTCCCCGTCGCCGGCATGTCCCTCGTCGCCATCCCCTGGCTCTTCTGGCTCGCCACCTGCACCTACCGGTGCACCAAGATTGGCGACGTCGAAAGGCCGCCGCTGCGAGCCGCCGCCGTCGCTCCCGTCCCCAATAACAAAGTCTCGCCGGTCGACGGCGGTGATGATTCGTCTCGGAACTCGCGCGAGAGCGAGGCGCCACTGGCTTTCAATTAA